The Brachionichthys hirsutus isolate HB-005 chromosome 3, CSIRO-AGI_Bhir_v1, whole genome shotgun sequence genome has a window encoding:
- the irgq2 gene encoding immunity-related GTPase family, q2 yields MADVFRGLNLLETLKESMERNKLADVKDAMEDLLISRINLAVAGDRGAEKSTFMNSLRGLGPEDDGAAPSASPAASEEVAAYPDPKHPDFRVWDLPPVPAACPFEPEGYVDKVRFLRYNAVFMTFTRVPHPNGVEVFQEARSLQLHAVYFILFALADDTEKSLEAKRKSVLDALTSQGVAQPKVYVVTPSTLEKFDFPRLLEDLGKDLPEIRAHSLLLALPALTSTLVSQKKEAFKALIWAAATLSGGVSAIPVPFVASVVDCSVAVRILTKARLSLCLDNESVERLARLRGVGPAGLAGLRVCPLSVEVTKAEVKRRLAAAEKELAAVSSKWVEMAMPRHARSASRSFTAMLQALNGAIEEMAADTERIVAVALGEEKRC; encoded by the coding sequence ATGGCGGATGTTTTCAGAGGCCTGAACCTCCTGGAGACCCTCAAGGAGTCCATGGAGCGCAATAAATTAGCAGACGTCAAGGATGCAATGGAAGATCTTCTGATCAGCAGGATCAACCTCGCTGTGGCAGGGGACCGTGGGGCTGAAAAATCTACCTTCATGAACTCCCTCCGTGGCCTCGGTCCAGAGGATGACGGAGCAGCTCCGAGCGCCTCCCCTGCTGCCTCGGAGGAAGTGGCGGCCTACCCCGACCCTAAGCACCCCGACTTTCGTGTGTGGGATCTGCCCCCTGTCCCGGCCGCTTGTCCGTTTGAACCCGAGGGATACGTGGACAAAGTGAGGTTCCTCCGCTACAACGCCGTCTTCATGACATTTACCCGGGTGCCCCACCCCAACGGCGTGGAGGTGTTCCAGGAGGCCCGTTCGCTGCAGCTACACGCCGTGTACTTTATTCTTTTCGCTTTAGCAGACGACACGGAAAAAAGCCTCGAAGCAAAGAGGAAATCCGTTCTGGACGCGCTGACATCACAGGGTGTAGCGCAACCTAAAGTTTACGTGGTGACACCCTCCACCCTGGAGAAGTTTGACTTCCCCCGCCTGTTGGAGGACTTGGGGAAAGACCTTCCGGAGATCCGAGCCCATTCCCTTCTGCTGGCTCTGCCGGCGCTCACCTCCACCCTGGTCTCTCAAAAAAAGGAAGCATTCAAAGCCCTAATCTGGGCAGCTGCCACGCTATCCGGGGGGGTATCGGCCATTCCTGTCCCCTTCGTGGCTTCCGTGGTGGACTGTAGCGTGGCAGTGCGGATTCTAACCAAAGCACGGTTATCTCTGTGCCTGGACAACGAATCGGTCGAGCGACTGGCCCGACTGCGAGGGGTGGGACCGGCCGGGCTCGCGGGCCTGCGGGTTTGCCCGCTGTCggtggaagtcacaaaagccgAAGTGAAACGACGGCTGGCGGCGGCAGAAAAGGAGCTGGCCGCGGTTTCTTCAAAGTGGGTGGAGATGGCGATGCCAAGACACGCCCGTTCAGCCAGCCGCTCCTTCACCGCCATGCTGCAAGCCTTAAACGGCGCCATCGAAGAAATGGCGGCCGACACAGAAAGGATAGTGGCCGTCGCTCTTGGGGAGGAGAAGCGCTGCTAA
- the si:dkey-24p1.1 gene encoding LOW QUALITY PROTEIN: B-cell receptor CD22 (The sequence of the model RefSeq protein was modified relative to this genomic sequence to represent the inferred CDS: substituted 3 bases at 3 genomic stop codons), with translation MEMDPHTVARFCCVIILVLNKNLSNCNKLFELTDSRLTATAGSCIELKCRVTAGVDDAGAYWFWMKDALWNKNKMQFAAAVVYSSNNSERPVSPDFAARVRYSGSPSSSWRYNTRNKERFCSIVMCGLKTTDSGRYAFRVINDKAEFKWVTEDVELTVTENPCPITFGRPPVAVESDMVTLTCSTLSSCPVNLRIRGQTRKTLPQNDQRNGMQKTATVTFRANWDDDGKEFSCQTENSRDVHLSQRINLTVECKFVSGXXVTLTLSTCNSCQSTPIHFSWLVLKDTKNNREPFXCLSFSDAPRVEAKMTTSSVTQGKEMTLECVVKRSNPRPSEFTWSRNRRPVGVHSSYMKKRMEPEDSGSYTCRATNTAGSGSSGPLQIQVQYGPRRTNISIGKKDNKVKVNESLTLICETDANPAPESYSWHRYDADEDTDSSQWNLFGDGRSSLRWPRVQRTDEACYVCNATNIIRAGDNSQPMCIQVLYPPTDLVLSMDAEVTAGQLVTISCTAESFPRSRLQLTKASTLNPPPPEWGFVPPDDDDDDERISALVYTFTAEPRHTGVYSCKATNGVDAQKSTQRTLVVKYPPKDVRVEAWPGLIVDENQSLALRCSAQSHPAASSFAWIIAADGGNRTIEETQSIDIPSVGPSHSGLYGCSARNELGTGHSQQEQVQVKYGPKEASVARAHAQQHPGGMRSVMLSCSSRSFPPITRYAWYRKMEGGEERDAKVSDEQNYTVDSDLPGLYYCTAGNELSEALSEPVLLFDDGGFMKHLKFVIFFLVILLIIITFVFFIFRNKRNKSSQQGTTNAPPCFASLVRRDRSSGDQRSESAGVDRPKTRRQQHQADSMSASNIQCEYSVIQKTVRKQYSYIKNSIKSRSTPCQEHLRAHILEPRSRFLFRTKNKTIINMNLCELQGEHQEEYENIKAARVPNPPDGEEEVELSYSQVRFKAKPGHQRAFRGDSSSSDEDEIHYSVVKS, from the exons ATGGAAATGGACCCTCACACAGTTGCTCGGTTCTGTTGTGTTATTATTCTGGTCCTAAATAAGA ATTTGTCCAACTGCAATAAACTCTTCGAACTCACCGACAGCCGCCTGACTGCTACGGCGGGCTCCTGCATCGAACTCAAATGCAGAGTCACTGCTGGTGTGGATGACGCCGGGGCGTACTGGTTTTGGATGAAGGATGCATTGTGGAATAAGAACAAAATGCAGTTCGCAGCCGCTGTTGTTTACAGCAGCAATAATTCAGAACGCCCCGTCAGTCCAGACTTTGCAGCTCGAGTGAGGTACAGCGGGTCTCCGTCTTCAAGCTGGAGATACAACACGCGCAATAAAGAAAGATTTTGCAGTATTGTGATGTGCGGCCTGAAGACGACTGACAGCGGGAGATATGCTTTCAGAGTTATAAACGATAAGGCAGAATTTAAATGGGTGACTGAAGATGTGGAGCTCACAGTGACGG AAAATCCATGTCCCATCACGTTTGGGAGACCACCTGTTGCGGTAGAATCCGACATGGTGACACTCACCTGCTCCACTTTGAGTTCGTGCCCCGTAAACCTAAGAATCAGAGGTCAAACGAGGAAAACGCTGCCCCAAAATGATCAAAGAAATGGAATGCAGAAAACCGCCACCGTCACTTTTCGAGCCAACTGGGACGACGACGGCAAGGAGTTCTCGTGCCAAACGGAAAATAGCAGAGACGTCCATTTGAGTCAACGAATCAATTTGACCGTCGAATGTAAGTTTGTGTCGGGTTAGTAAGTCACACTTACATTGTCGACTTGTAATAGTTGTCagtcaactccaattcacttttcgtggttggtgcttaaagacaccaagaacaatcgagAACCTTTTTGATG TCTTTCTTTTTCAGATGCCCCTCGAGTTGAGGCAAAGATGACTACTTCCAGTGTTACCCAAGGGAAGGAAATGACTTTAGAGTGTGTCGTAAAGAGAAGCAACCCGAGGCCTTCTGAATTCACTTGGTCTAGAAATCGGAGGCCCGTCGGTGTGCATTCAAGTTAtatgaaaaaaagaatggaGCCCGAGGACAGCGGCTCCTACACATGCCGTGCCACTAACACTGCGGGTTCTGGAAGCTCAGGCCCACTTCAAATCCAGGTCCAAT ATGGGCCGAGGAGGACAAATATTTCCATCGGCAAAAAAGACAACAAGGTGAAAGTTAATGAATCCTTAACGCTCATCTGTGAGACTGATGCAAATCCTGCACCGGAGAGCTACTCCTGGCATCGCTACGATGCGGATGAAGACACGGATTCGTCACAGTGGAACTTGTTCGGAGATGGCCGGAGTTCCCTGCGTTGGCCGCGTGTCCAAAGGACGGATGAGGCGTGCTACGTGTGCAACGCAACCAACATCATCAGAGCAGGGGACAACAGTCAGCCGATGTGCATACAAGTACTCT ATCCCCCCACCGACCTTGTGCTGTCGATGGACGCCGAGGTCACGGCGGGTCAGCTTGTCACTATCAGCTGCACCGCTGAAAGCTTCCCCCGGTCGCGTCTCCAGTTGACCAAGGCGTCCACACTGAATCCTCCGCCTCCAGAGTGGGGGTTCGTtcctcctgatgatgatgatgacgatgagcGGATCAGCGCTCTGGTGTACACATTTACTGCAGAGCCGAGACACACGGGCGTTTACAGCTGCAAAGCCACAAACGGCGTGGACGCGCAGAAAAGCACGCAGAGGACGTTAGTGGTGAAAT ATCCTCCCAAAGACGTGAGGGTCGAGGCTTGGCCTGGTCTGATTGTGGATGAAAACCAGTCGTTGGCTCTGCGGTGCAGCGCCCAGTCCCACCCAGCGGCGAGCTCGTTCGCGTGGATCATCGCGGCTGACGGAGGGAACCGAACCATCGAGGAGACGCAGAGCATCGACATACCGTCCGTCGGCCCTTCCCACAGCGGGCTGTACGGCTGCTCAGCCAGAAATGAGCTCGGCACCGGACACTCGCAGCAAGAGCAGGTTCAAGTCAAGT ATGGTCCAAAAGAGGCGAGCGTCGCCAGAGCGCATGCGCAGCAGCATCCCGGCGGGATGCGGTCTGTgatgctgagctgcagcagccgcagcTTCCCGCCCATCACGCGTTACGCATGGTACcggaagatggagggaggagaagagagggacgCGAAGGTGTCGGATGAGCAGAACTACACGGTGGATTCAGACCTGCCGGGACTTTACTACTGCACTGCAGGAAACGAACTCAGTGAGGCGCTGTCCGAACCGGTGCTGCTGTTTGACGACG GAGGATTTATGAAGCACCTGAAGTTCGTCATCTTTTTTCTGGTCATCCTGCTGATTATTATTACGTTCGTTTTCTTCATCTTTCG AAACAAGAGGAACAAATCCTCGCAGCAGGGGACTACCAACGCGCCACCGTGTTTCGCTTCTCTG GTTCGGCGCGATCGCAGCAGCGGCGATCAGAGGAGCGAGTCGGCTGGAGTCGACCGGCCGAAGACCCGACGGCAACAGCATCAAGCAGACAGCAT GTCTGCGTCCAACATTCAGTGCGAATATAGTGTGATCCAGAAAACAGTCAGAAAACAG TACAGCTACATCAAGAACTCTATAAAAAGCAGAAGCACGCCCTGTCAAGAACATCTGCGTGCTCATATACTGGAACCAAGAAGCCGTTTCCTGTTTagaactaaaaataaaaccatcatTAACATGAATCTGTGTGAACTTCAGGGAGAACATCAGGAGGAGTATGAGAACATCAAAGCAGCCCGAGTTCCGAACCCACCGGACGGTGAAGAAGAAGTAGAGCTCAGTTATTCCCAGGTGAGATTTAAGGCGAAGCCCGGACACCAGAGAGCATTCCGGGGAGACTCGAGCTCCTCCGATGAAGACGAGATTCACTACTCTGTGGTGAAGAGCTGA
- the LOC137917671 gene encoding pleckstrin homology-like domain family B member 3, whose translation MPQHSSMASTRSQRQHGMRPPRITREAKGQSPASSGAESDTESSSTESEVRPVMPKLEARSLRVPPSRSALQRRVTEIEQKKEELQIELQLEIALLQGELQTEQRQLQRHLQKLQDLQKSRRTGKRQTGRQKERERLEEERGRVEALKRSCEEKEKLISTEPDVQRELQREKEVMEAAARAFEDWEFHVLEQESGIDEEEERAVEEGEEGSEKEREISCQQHVVTAAQERVERLERQLRDMEREKETELSTLRKEKRELLHAGQMVLKEKKPLTDWSSNTGSAPCVMSLSPLPVHKPPQEPINESVGVPRRRSLHRKPSDRPLSAQGLVRMLPDSQTPEAFAAHLPSHRLSNGHSGVHRPGSSSGGLLTPCNSTTSSRAASPTLLDLVEIEKKLREAKAEREKLLREREEQRRFLLEERRKRELNSPDAKPEAEPGTPPRPESGSKEELRVCSPPNSPLRSLPLFLSPNFDLRSHLESLGHGVAGCTDLRLTPRRCAGFLTKRGGRVKTWKKRWFLFDMDHRRLAYYTDCDERKLKGVIYFQAVEEVYYDHLRTASSSPRPSLTFCVKTYDRLFFLVASNAVSMRIWMDVIVTATDEHSRY comes from the exons ATGCCCCAGCATTCTAGCATGGCGAGCACCAGGAGCCAGCGGCAGCATGGGATGCGGCCGCCTCGGATCACTAGAGAGGCCAAAGGtcaaagccccgcctcctcggGAGCAGAGTCGGATACGGAAAGTAGCAGCACGGAGAGTGAGGTGAGGCCGGTGATGCCG AAGCTGGAGGCGCGCTCGCTGAGGGTCCCGCCGTCAAGATCGGCGCTCCAGCGGCGGGTCACGGAGATCGAGCAAAAGAAGGAGGAGTTACAGATTGAG TTGCAGCTGGAGATCGCCTTGCTGCAGGGCGAGCTGCAGACGGAGCAGaggcagctgcagagacacTTGCAGAAGCTGCAGGATCTGCAGAAGTCCAGACGGACGGGGAAGAGGCAGACCGGGAGACAAAAG GAGCGAGagcgtctggaggaggaaagaggcAGGGTGGAGGCGCTGAAGAGGAGTtgtgaggagaaggagaagctgaTCTCCACGGAGCCCGACGTACAGAGAGAGCTGCAGCGG GAGAAAGAGGTGATGGAAGCTGCGGCTCGTGCCTTCGAGGACTGGGAGTTTCACGTCTTGGAACAAGAGAGCGGGatcgatgaggaggaggagcgcgcCGTGGAGGAGGGCGAGGAAGGCAgcgagaaggagagggagatcTCATGTCAGCAGCATGTGGTCACGGCTGCACAG GAGCGAGTCGAGCGTTTGGAGAGGCAGCTGAGAGAcatggagagggagaaggagacggAGCTGAGCACCctgaggaaagagaagagagaactCCTCCACGCGGGTCAAATG GttctgaaggagaagaagccgCTCACCGATTGGTCGAGCAACACCGGCTCGGCCCCCTGCGTGATGTCACTTTCTCCTCTGCCCGTACACAAGCCTCCTCAG gaacCGATCAACGAATCAGTCGGTGTGCCCAGAAGGCGGAGCTTGCATCGCAAACCCAGCGACCGGCCGCTCTCGGCGCAGG GGTTGGTGAGGATGCTTCCAGACAGCCAGACCCCGGAGGCGTTCGCCGCCCACCTCCCGTCCCACAGACTCAGCAACGGGCACAGCGGTGTGCACAGACCtgggagcagcagcggcgggcTCCTCACTCCGTGCAACAGCACGACGAGCTCTCGCGCGGCCAG CCCGACTCTGCTGGATCTCGTGGAGATCGAGAAGAAACTGAGGGAAGCCAAGGCAGAACGGGAGAAGCTGCTGAGAGAGAGG GAAGAGCAACGGCGGTTTTTGTTGGAGGAAAGACGGAAGAGGGAGCTGAACTCTCCCGATGCAAAACCCGAAGCAGAACCAGGGACCCCACCAAGACCAGAGTCTGGGTCAAAGGAGGAATTGCGGGTCTGCTCCCCCCCTAACTCGCCC CTCCGCAGTCtgcccctcttcctctcccccaACTTTGACCTCCGGTCCCACCTGGAGTCTCTGGGTCACGGCGTGGCCGGCTGCACGGACCTGCGGCTGACGCCTCGACGCTGCGCCGGCTTCCTGACCAAGAGAGGGGGGCGGGTCAAGACCTGGAAGAAGAGGTGGTTCCTGTTTGACATGGACCACAGGCGACTGGCGTACTATACAG ACTGTGACGAGCGCAAGCTGAAGGGAGTCATCTACTTCCAGGCCGTAGAGGAAGTTTATTACGACCATCTACGAACAGCCTCGTCT TCTCCGCGGCCCAGTCTCACGTTCTGCGTGAAGACGTACGACCGGCTTTTCTTCCTGGTGGCCTCCAACGCAGTCTCCATGAGAATTTGGATGGACGTCATCGTAACCGCTACAGACGAGCACAGCCGTTACTGA
- the LOC137913903 gene encoding myelin-associated glycoprotein-like, translated as MTGTVKAVFMCCLLRGTLCQNWNVSMPRTVRGLSGTCVQIPCTFTLPSDWDGFLSASCKAIWKQGTEPKKQVFGSSLSVEAARAYILQGTLTGDLGEKDCTTVFNDLPWNRWGDYHFRLECNNWLKYSFPSLVSISVQDSLPEPTITPPWVMVEEGSRVRLKCSALATCPILPPALTWTPGIGDVEEVKEANFMTSAMNFVASHRHNGQTLWCRVVYKRQSGYSDVLTQKSVTLQVTFLADPSGPVPDGATVTLTCLTVAVPPVDRFTWVKVTGGQRNIVGSEQTLILTVTKLLEDRYHCEARNVHGAASSEPASLDVTFAPEILPSSNCTEVSSQEFRCSCRSRGNPLPSLIWELAGGPINNSADVPVKEIPLGNSEKRSVISLSRADEGVSSVVCRSINSQGSVSFAFNGSFGEAQRGPGSTSLLIGCSVGVMGMLLVCIPLMLCRKRGGTLSQSAAHDNCSRLDVIYANKVTLEQGGDDEEDSLHYVEVDFVKLRANSEGERGEEEVRGSDSQTEEYARIYPRCRGED; from the exons ATGACGGGCACTGTAAAGGCTGTCTTCATGTGCTGTCTGCTTCGAG GTACTTTATGCCAGAACTGGAACGTCTCCATGCCTCGGACTGTTCGTGGACTAAGTGGAACTTGTGTGCAGATCCCCTGCACTTTCACGTTGCCCTCTGATTGGGATGGATTCCTGAGCGCTTCCTGTAAAGCCATTTGGAAACAAGGGACCGAGCCTAAAAAGCAGGTGTTTGGTTCCAGCCTCAGCGTAGAAGCCGCAAGAGCTTACATCCTGCAGGGAACTCTGACGGGGGACCTCGGGGAGAAGGACTGCACCACCGTCTTCAACGACCTGCCCTGGAACCGTTGGGGCGACTatcatttcagactggaatgtAACAATTGGCTGAAGTACAGTTTTCCCAGCTTGGTCTCGATCTCCGTTCAAG aTTCACTGCCTGAACCGACCATAACTCCACCCTGGGTGATGGTAGAAGAAGGGTCCCGAGTGAGGTTGAAATGCTCGGCTCTAGCCACCTGCCCCATCCTTCCTCCGGCTCTCACCTGGACCCCCGGCATAGGCGACGTTGAAGAGGTCAAAGAAGCCAACTTTATGACCTCTGCCATGAACTTCGTCGCTTCCCACCGCCACAATGGACAGACGCTCTGGTGCAGAGTTGTTTACAAGCGGCAATCTGGCTACAGCGATGTTTTGACTCAAAAAAGTGTGACCCTCCAAGTGACTT TTCTGGCTGACCCCTCTGGTCCAGTGCCAGACGGCGCCACCGTAACTCTGACCTGCCTGACCGTCGCCGTCCCACCGGTAGACCGCTTCACCTGGGTCAAGGTGACTGGAGGACAAAGAAATATAGTGGGATCCGAGCAAACGCTCATCCTCACTGTGACCAAACTGTTGGAGGATCGGTATCACTGCGAAGCTCGGAATGTCCACGGAGCTGCTTCCTCAGAACCCGCCAGCCTCGATGTCACGT TTGCCCCCGAGATCCTGCCTTCCTCCAACTGCACCGAGGTGTCGTCCCAAGAGTTCCGATGTTCCTGCCGAAGCCGCGGGAACCCACTTCCGTCCCTTATTTGGGAATTAGCCGGAGGGCCCATCAATAACTCTGCTGACGTCCCGGTCAAGGAAATTCCCCTTGGGAATTCAGAGAAGAGGAGCGTCATCAGCTTGAGCCGTGCGGATGAAGGCGTGTCTTCTGTCGTCTGCCGCAGCATCAACTCGCAGGGGTCTGTTAGTTTCGCCTTCAACGGGTCCTTCGGCGAAGCTCAGCGAG GCCCCGGCTCTACGTCTCTTTTGATTGGCTGTTCGGTGGGAGTGAtggggatgctgctggtgtgcATCCCACTGATGCTTTGCAG GAAAAGGGGAGGCACCCTTTCCCAGAGCGCTGCTCACGAT AACTGTTCACGCCTGGATGTGATTTACGCCAATAAAGTCACGCtggagcagggaggagacgACGAGGAAGACTCCCTCCACTACGTCGAAGTGGACTTTGTTAAACTCCGGGCGAATTCCGAGGGTGAGCGCGGAGAAGAGGAGGTCAGGGGCTCGGACTCCCAGACAGAGGAGTACGCCCGGATCTATCCACGCTGCAGAGGAGAAGACTAG